The Frankiaceae bacterium genome includes a region encoding these proteins:
- a CDS encoding NAD+ synthase, translating to MALRIALAQVDLTVGDVEGNAALVRSWSALARDAGAQVLAFPEMTLTGYPIEDLVFRQSFLDANLRALDALAAESGDMAVVVGYLDRDAAGPRNAAAVLHHGTVAARYYKHFLPNYGVFDEERYFTPGESVTLLDVAGTTLGLTICEDLWQDGGPVAAAGAGGAEVVLVVNGSPYEQAKSAYRYDLVARRAAEAGATFAYVNMTGGQDDLVFDGDSMVVDPDGVVLARAGRFAEELLVVDVEPPRRTASAEVEGDRLTVSRVELGPLPPAPSDAVAPAVAEPLSEEAEVYGAVLAGTRDYIRKNGFRTVVLGLSGGIDSALVATIAVDAVGAENVFTVAMPSAYSSSGSLDDAADLAARQGTQHVVVPIEPMVAAFQESVKLTGIAAENLQARVRGMLLMGLSNEHGHLVLTTGNKSELATGFSTLYGDSAGGWAPIKDVPKTMVWRLARWRNAQSPGNPPIPESSIEKPPSAELAPGQVDADRLPPYDVLDDILDDYVERDVGRDALVAQGFDAAVVDRVIRLVDVAEYKRRQYPPGPKLTPRAFGRDRRLPITNRWVDTPTARGVPETARPEGAA from the coding sequence GTGGCACTCCGCATCGCGCTGGCGCAGGTCGACCTGACCGTCGGCGACGTCGAGGGCAACGCCGCCCTCGTGCGCTCGTGGTCCGCGCTCGCGCGCGACGCGGGGGCGCAGGTGCTGGCGTTCCCCGAGATGACGCTGACGGGGTACCCCATCGAGGACCTCGTCTTCCGGCAGTCGTTCCTCGACGCCAACCTGCGGGCGCTCGACGCGCTCGCCGCGGAGTCGGGCGACATGGCCGTCGTCGTCGGCTACCTCGACCGCGACGCCGCGGGGCCGCGCAACGCCGCCGCCGTCCTCCACCACGGCACCGTCGCTGCGCGCTACTACAAGCACTTCCTGCCCAACTACGGCGTGTTCGACGAGGAGCGGTACTTCACGCCCGGTGAGTCGGTGACGCTGCTCGACGTCGCAGGGACGACGCTCGGGCTGACGATCTGCGAGGACCTCTGGCAGGACGGCGGCCCGGTCGCGGCCGCCGGTGCGGGCGGTGCCGAGGTCGTGCTCGTCGTCAACGGCTCGCCGTACGAGCAGGCGAAGAGCGCGTACCGCTACGACCTCGTCGCCCGCCGTGCCGCGGAGGCGGGCGCGACGTTCGCGTACGTCAACATGACCGGCGGCCAGGACGACCTCGTGTTCGACGGCGACTCGATGGTCGTGGACCCCGACGGCGTCGTGCTCGCGCGGGCAGGTCGCTTCGCGGAGGAGCTGCTCGTCGTCGACGTCGAGCCGCCGCGGCGTACGGCCTCCGCCGAGGTCGAGGGCGACCGGCTGACGGTGTCGCGGGTGGAGCTGGGTCCTCTGCCGCCCGCCCCGTCCGATGCCGTCGCGCCGGCCGTCGCGGAGCCGCTCTCGGAGGAGGCCGAGGTGTACGGCGCGGTGCTGGCAGGCACCCGCGACTACATCCGCAAGAACGGCTTTCGCACCGTCGTCCTCGGGCTGTCCGGCGGCATCGACTCGGCGCTCGTCGCGACGATCGCTGTCGACGCGGTCGGCGCGGAGAACGTGTTCACCGTCGCGATGCCGAGCGCGTACTCCTCGTCGGGGTCACTCGACGACGCGGCCGACCTCGCTGCGCGCCAGGGGACCCAGCACGTCGTCGTGCCGATCGAGCCGATGGTGGCGGCGTTCCAGGAGTCGGTGAAGCTGACCGGCATCGCGGCCGAGAACCTCCAGGCGCGGGTGCGCGGCATGCTGCTCATGGGGCTGTCGAACGAGCACGGCCACCTCGTCCTCACGACCGGCAACAAGAGCGAGCTCGCGACCGGCTTCTCGACGCTCTACGGCGACTCGGCCGGCGGCTGGGCGCCCATCAAGGACGTACCGAAGACGATGGTGTGGCGGCTCGCGCGGTGGCGTAACGCGCAGTCGCCCGGCAACCCGCCGATCCCCGAGTCCTCGATCGAGAAGCCGCCGTCCGCCGAGCTCGCGCCGGGCCAGGTCGACGCCGACCGGCTGCCGCCGTACGACGTCCTCGACGACATCCTCGACGACTACGTCGAGCGCGACGTCGGGCGGGACGCGCTGGTGGCGCAGGGCTTCGACGCCGCCGTCGTCGACCGTGTGATCCGCTTGGTGGACGTGGCGGAGTACAAGCGGCGGCAGTACCCGCCGGGTCCGAAGCTGACGCCGCGCGCGTTCGGCCGCGACCGCCGCCTCCCCATCACCAACCGCTGGGTCGACACGCCGACCGCACGAGGCGTACCGGAGACCGCGCGACCCGAAGGCGCCGCCTGA
- a CDS encoding glutamine synthetase family protein — MDEQHRFVLRTMEERDIRFIRLWFTDVLGFLKSVAIAPAELEGAFAEGIGFDGSAVEGFARVHESDMLAKPDPATFQILPWRGESPGTARMFCDIVMPDGTPSEADPRWVLRRALQKAADAGFTFYTHPEIEFFLFKDNLQAEPVDRGGYFDLTPHDHSHDFRRQAITMLEKMGISVEFSHHECAPGQHEIDLRYADALTTADNVMTFRHLVKEVALEQGIYASFMPKPRADSAGSGMHTHLSLFEGDRNAFYEPGGEFQLSKVAKAFIAGILQHAPEITAVTNQWVNSYKRLISGGEAPSAVCWGHNNRSALIRVPMYKPQKGQSTRIEMRSPDPACNPYLAFAVILAAGLKGISEGYELPPEAEDDVWSLTDAERRAMGFERLPGSLSDAIRAMEGSELVAETLGEQMFDFFLRNKRSEWEEYRRQVTPFETARYLPLL, encoded by the coding sequence ATGGACGAGCAGCACCGGTTCGTGCTCCGCACCATGGAGGAGCGCGACATCCGCTTCATCCGCCTCTGGTTCACCGACGTGCTCGGCTTCCTCAAGTCGGTCGCGATCGCGCCGGCGGAGCTGGAGGGCGCGTTCGCCGAGGGCATCGGCTTCGACGGCAGCGCGGTCGAGGGCTTCGCCCGCGTCCACGAGAGCGACATGCTCGCCAAGCCCGACCCGGCGACGTTCCAGATCCTGCCCTGGCGGGGGGAAAGCCCGGGGACCGCACGGATGTTCTGCGACATCGTCATGCCCGACGGCACCCCGTCCGAGGCCGACCCGCGCTGGGTCCTGAGACGAGCGCTGCAGAAGGCCGCCGACGCCGGCTTCACCTTCTATACGCACCCCGAGATCGAGTTCTTCCTCTTCAAGGACAACCTTCAGGCCGAGCCGGTCGACCGCGGCGGCTACTTCGACCTCACGCCGCACGACCACAGCCACGACTTCCGCCGCCAGGCGATCACGATGCTCGAGAAGATGGGCATCTCGGTGGAGTTCAGCCACCACGAGTGCGCCCCCGGGCAGCACGAGATCGACCTCCGCTACGCCGACGCGCTCACGACGGCCGACAACGTCATGACGTTCCGCCACCTGGTGAAGGAGGTGGCGCTCGAGCAGGGCATCTACGCGTCCTTCATGCCCAAGCCGAGAGCGGACTCCGCGGGCTCCGGCATGCACACCCACCTGAGCCTCTTCGAGGGCGACCGGAACGCGTTCTACGAGCCCGGCGGCGAGTTCCAGCTCAGCAAGGTGGCCAAGGCGTTCATCGCCGGCATTCTTCAGCACGCGCCGGAGATCACCGCCGTCACCAACCAGTGGGTGAACTCGTACAAGCGCCTCATCAGCGGCGGCGAGGCGCCGAGCGCCGTCTGCTGGGGCCACAACAACCGCAGCGCGCTCATCCGCGTGCCCATGTACAAGCCGCAGAAGGGCCAGTCGACGCGCATCGAGATGCGCTCGCCGGACCCCGCCTGCAACCCGTACCTCGCGTTCGCCGTCATCCTCGCCGCCGGCCTCAAGGGCATCTCCGAGGGGTACGAGCTGCCGCCGGAGGCCGAGGACGACGTGTGGAGCCTGACCGACGCGGAGCGCAGGGCGATGGGCTTCGAACGCCTCCCCGGCAGCCTCTCCGACGCGATCCGCGCCATGGAGGGCAGCGAGCTCGTCGCGGAGACGCTCGGCGAGCAGATGTTCGACTTCTTCCTCCGCAACAAGCGCAGCGAGTGGGAGGAGTACCGGCGCCAGGTCACGCCGTTCGAGACGGCCCGCTACCTCCCGCTGCTATGA
- a CDS encoding MerR family transcriptional regulator, with protein sequence MVTSAPAYTIDELAQRVGMTVRNVRAHQSRGLLPPPEVKGRTGYYDDDHVARLELIKDMQADGFNLRAIRAALDALPAGAGPEALAFRRRVVAPWTDEEPEIMDRAALVELMGADESALAEAVKLGIVRVLDEDRVEVPAPTLVSAGASVVELGVPLPDVLKLQREMNRHLAAVAKAFVRLYVEYVWHPFVTAGQPEEMWPGVRDALDRLQPLAGEALLATFRLAMESAVADAVGTELAGMTSSGRGRRRGRS encoded by the coding sequence GTGGTCACATCGGCCCCCGCGTACACGATCGACGAGCTCGCGCAGCGCGTCGGGATGACGGTGCGCAACGTCCGCGCGCACCAGTCGCGCGGGCTCCTGCCGCCGCCCGAGGTGAAGGGGCGTACGGGCTACTACGACGACGACCACGTCGCGCGGCTGGAGCTCATCAAGGACATGCAGGCGGACGGGTTCAACCTGCGTGCGATCCGCGCCGCTCTCGACGCGCTGCCGGCCGGTGCGGGGCCGGAGGCACTGGCGTTCCGGCGGCGGGTCGTCGCGCCGTGGACCGACGAGGAGCCGGAGATCATGGACCGGGCCGCGCTCGTCGAGCTCATGGGCGCGGACGAGTCGGCGCTGGCCGAGGCCGTCAAGCTCGGCATCGTGCGGGTGCTCGACGAGGACCGCGTCGAGGTGCCCGCGCCGACGCTGGTCTCCGCGGGCGCCTCGGTGGTGGAGCTCGGCGTGCCGCTGCCGGACGTGCTCAAGCTGCAGCGCGAGATGAACCGCCACCTCGCGGCCGTCGCCAAGGCGTTCGTGCGGCTCTACGTCGAGTACGTGTGGCACCCGTTCGTCACGGCGGGGCAGCCCGAGGAGATGTGGCCCGGCGTGCGCGACGCGCTGGACAGGCTGCAGCCGCTGGCGGGAGAGGCGCTGCTGGCGACGTTCCGGCTGGCGATGGAGTCGGCGGTGGCGGACGCCGTGGGCACGGAGCTGGCCGGGATGACCTCTAGCGGTCGCGGCCGGCGGCGTGGCCGCTCGTGA
- a CDS encoding TetR/AcrR family transcriptional regulator — protein MTEAAVRPPGRPRSAQADSAIVDAALALLVEEGFDRLSMDGVAAKAGVSKATIYRRWPSKEALVIEAVARRTDPFADAPTEGSARDRLVALLQTVLATSRTTLGKLLPCMVGATVSNPTLARHYREHILDPRRARIGEILRSGIEAGELRSGIDVDLAIDQVVGPLLYRVVFAGDENPVTDEQCAAYVDSLLTGLAP, from the coding sequence ATGACCGAGGCCGCCGTACGACCGCCGGGTCGCCCGCGCAGCGCGCAGGCCGACTCCGCGATCGTGGACGCGGCGCTCGCGCTGCTGGTCGAGGAGGGGTTCGACCGGCTGTCCATGGACGGCGTCGCGGCGAAGGCCGGCGTGAGCAAGGCGACGATCTACCGCCGGTGGCCGAGCAAGGAGGCGCTGGTCATCGAGGCGGTGGCACGGCGTACGGACCCGTTCGCCGACGCCCCGACGGAGGGCTCGGCGCGCGACCGGCTCGTCGCGCTGCTGCAGACCGTCCTCGCGACGTCGCGCACGACGCTCGGGAAGCTGCTGCCGTGCATGGTCGGCGCCACCGTCTCCAACCCGACGCTCGCCAGGCACTACCGCGAGCACATCCTCGACCCGCGCCGCGCGCGCATCGGCGAGATCCTGCGGTCGGGGATCGAGGCGGGCGAGCTGCGTTCCGGCATCGACGTGGACCTCGCGATCGACCAGGTGGTCGGGCCGCTGCTGTACCGCGTCGTGTTCGCCGGTGACGAGAACCCCGTGACCGACGAGCAGTGCGCGGCGTACGTCGACTCCCTGCTCACCGGCCTCGCGCCGTAG
- a CDS encoding SDR family NAD(P)-dependent oxidoreductase, protein MTTLAGSGVDSLWGYGTDWLYILVPLLVALSIGALAVRHGEAPTGAQRGTRTVLRFADGMGKATGTAPFAAAGVMVMVPFLLIAALGFYWDVSWHVDYGRDEIIFTPGHTAIIVGLQGLLLAAAVTTLVATWTRADVALVGKRLRAPWAAVVLAALGIGAVGAFPLDEIWHRAYGVDVTMWGPTHLAMIGGASFGPLALLLLLREGGGRLTHMGRHLVGILTGATLLGMTTFQLEYDLGVSQWQQLYHPILVALASGFALVMARHLLGRGGALYGALNFTIHRLLTALVVGTALNHTTPHWALYWGSALFVEIAYELTRKRAVVVQALASGVAVTLGLSTEWAWTQVWGRHPWDTALFPGILVAAVAAVAAAFLGTAAGRTLRGTKPGLPAPLLWVAFLAVVGTLVFPFARNHSTTTAVVRTTPAGEGMTHVSITLDDPSVAENPNWFETFAWQGGGLVRSTMVRVGDTAEWRTEDPVPYGGSWKTMVRLANDDVLVAAPVAFPRDEEIGAEEIPYVAERTVALRRDTSLLQREARAGTSAVPATVAYSVLGVFAALWISSIALAFRNKRLRRPDPVDGARVVVTGALGGIGVAITEGLRAQGATVVGIDLVEAPDVIAADVTDASSTKAAVEEAAARLGGIDVVVNLAGIGRAQDAGDLPDAEARRVLDVNFWGTWHATAAALPWLVRSGGHAVVTASGLAVANVPWAAAYAASKRAVAAYADTLRLEYGDRITVTVVNPGYIRTPIHEVPAAAGASLEGLIPADDMSDVVDAYVRACAERPRSISTSWRTTLSLGFARRWPAAADRVVRRGMARLDRPDPSFTLTDEELARRASARESVVR, encoded by the coding sequence ATGACGACCCTCGCAGGGAGCGGCGTCGACAGCCTCTGGGGGTACGGCACCGACTGGCTCTACATCCTCGTTCCGCTCCTCGTCGCGCTCTCGATCGGCGCCCTCGCGGTCCGCCACGGCGAGGCCCCGACCGGCGCGCAGCGCGGCACCCGCACGGTCCTGCGGTTCGCCGACGGGATGGGCAAGGCGACGGGCACGGCGCCGTTCGCGGCCGCCGGCGTCATGGTGATGGTGCCGTTCCTCCTCATCGCCGCGCTCGGCTTCTACTGGGACGTCTCGTGGCACGTCGACTACGGCCGCGACGAGATCATCTTCACGCCGGGCCACACCGCGATCATCGTCGGCCTGCAGGGCCTCCTCCTCGCCGCCGCGGTCACGACGTTGGTCGCGACGTGGACCCGTGCCGACGTCGCGCTCGTCGGCAAGCGCCTCCGCGCGCCCTGGGCCGCCGTCGTCCTCGCCGCGCTCGGCATCGGCGCCGTAGGCGCGTTCCCGCTCGACGAGATCTGGCACCGCGCGTACGGCGTCGACGTCACGATGTGGGGCCCGACGCACCTCGCGATGATCGGCGGCGCGTCGTTCGGGCCGCTGGCGCTGCTGCTCCTCCTGCGCGAGGGCGGCGGCCGGCTCACCCACATGGGCAGGCACCTCGTTGGCATCCTCACCGGCGCGACCTTGCTCGGGATGACGACGTTCCAGCTCGAGTACGACCTCGGCGTCTCGCAGTGGCAGCAGCTCTACCACCCGATCCTCGTCGCGCTCGCGAGCGGCTTCGCGCTCGTCATGGCGCGGCACCTGCTCGGGCGCGGCGGCGCGCTGTACGGCGCCCTCAACTTCACCATCCACCGCCTCCTCACCGCGCTCGTCGTGGGCACCGCGCTCAACCACACGACGCCGCACTGGGCGCTCTACTGGGGCTCCGCGCTGTTCGTGGAGATCGCGTACGAGCTCACCCGCAAGCGCGCGGTCGTCGTACAGGCGCTCGCCTCCGGCGTCGCGGTCACGCTAGGCCTCTCGACCGAGTGGGCGTGGACGCAGGTCTGGGGCAGGCACCCGTGGGACACCGCGCTGTTCCCCGGCATCCTCGTGGCGGCCGTGGCCGCGGTCGCGGCGGCGTTCCTCGGCACGGCAGCCGGCCGTACGCTGCGCGGCACCAAGCCGGGCCTGCCCGCGCCGCTGCTGTGGGTGGCGTTCCTCGCGGTCGTCGGGACGCTCGTCTTCCCGTTCGCGCGCAACCACTCCACCACCACCGCGGTCGTCCGCACGACGCCCGCCGGCGAGGGCATGACGCACGTCTCGATCACCCTCGACGACCCGTCGGTCGCGGAGAACCCGAACTGGTTCGAGACCTTCGCCTGGCAGGGCGGCGGCCTCGTCCGCTCCACGATGGTCCGCGTCGGCGACACCGCCGAGTGGCGCACCGAGGACCCGGTGCCGTACGGCGGCTCGTGGAAGACGATGGTCCGCCTCGCCAACGACGACGTGCTCGTCGCGGCGCCCGTGGCGTTCCCCCGCGACGAGGAGATCGGCGCCGAGGAGATCCCGTACGTCGCCGAGCGCACGGTCGCGCTGCGCCGCGACACCAGCCTGCTCCAGCGCGAGGCGCGCGCCGGCACCTCGGCCGTCCCCGCCACGGTGGCGTACAGCGTCCTCGGCGTCTTCGCGGCGCTGTGGATCTCGTCCATCGCCCTGGCGTTCCGCAACAAGCGGCTGCGCCGTCCCGACCCGGTCGACGGCGCACGCGTCGTCGTCACGGGCGCGCTCGGCGGCATCGGCGTCGCCATCACGGAGGGGCTGCGCGCGCAGGGCGCGACCGTCGTCGGCATCGACCTCGTGGAGGCACCGGACGTCATCGCCGCCGACGTCACCGACGCGTCGTCCACGAAGGCGGCCGTGGAGGAGGCGGCGGCGCGGCTCGGCGGCATCGACGTCGTCGTCAACCTCGCCGGCATCGGCCGTGCGCAGGACGCCGGCGACCTGCCCGACGCCGAGGCGCGGCGCGTCCTGGACGTCAACTTCTGGGGCACCTGGCACGCCACCGCGGCGGCGCTCCCCTGGCTCGTGCGGTCGGGCGGGCACGCGGTCGTGACGGCTTCCGGCCTCGCGGTCGCCAACGTCCCGTGGGCGGCGGCGTACGCCGCGAGCAAGCGGGCGGTGGCGGCGTACGCCGACACGCTGCGCCTCGAGTACGGCGACCGGATCACGGTCACCGTCGTCAACCCCGGCTACATCCGCACGCCGATCCACGAGGTGCCCGCCGCGGCCGGCGCGTCGCTCGAGGGCCTCATTCCCGCCGACGACATGAGCGACGTCGTCGACGCGTACGTCCGCGCCTGCGCCGAGCGGCCCCGGTCGATCTCGACGTCGTGGCGTACGACGCTCTCGCTCGGCTTCGCCCGCCGCTGGCCGGCGGCTGCCGACCGGGTCGTGCGGCGCGGGATGGCGCGGCTGGACAGGCCTGACCCGTCGTTCACGCTCACCGACGAGGAGCTGGCACGCCGCGCATCAGCGAGGGAGTCAGTCGTCCGCTGA
- a CDS encoding DUF6328 family protein encodes MTTPQADPAESPKERRDREIGELLQEMRVAITGVQVLFAFLLTVPFSQRFAALTPDEEKVYFAAILTAAISSLLLIAPAANHRLLFREGIKEELLQAANKLVIAGLFMLAAGIGLSLYLVTAMVFTTSLAVVVAAIVAVVTIFAWFVFPRLLRIDSADD; translated from the coding sequence ATGACGACGCCGCAGGCCGACCCCGCCGAGTCCCCGAAGGAACGCCGCGACCGCGAGATCGGCGAGCTGCTCCAGGAGATGCGCGTCGCGATCACCGGCGTGCAGGTGCTGTTCGCGTTCCTGCTGACGGTGCCGTTCTCGCAGCGGTTCGCGGCGCTGACCCCGGACGAGGAGAAGGTCTACTTCGCCGCGATCCTCACGGCCGCGATCTCCTCGCTGCTGCTCATCGCGCCGGCCGCCAACCACCGGCTGCTGTTCCGCGAGGGCATCAAGGAGGAGCTGCTCCAGGCCGCCAACAAGCTCGTCATCGCGGGCCTGTTCATGCTCGCCGCCGGCATCGGCCTGTCGCTCTACCTCGTGACCGCGATGGTCTTCACGACCTCGCTCGCCGTGGTCGTCGCGGCGATCGTGGCGGTCGTCACGATCTTCGCGTGGTTCGTCTTCCCCCGTCTGCTGCGCATCGACTCAGCGGACGACTGA
- a CDS encoding DUF456 domain-containing protein, translating into MSGGGELLVGLAMLVGLVGTVLPFLPGLPIIWGAGLVWVLSSDGSARWLVLAVLTVLLVAGTVAHYALPARSLGGRAPRSTLLLGALGAIVGMFVVPVVGFPLGGVVGVFLAESRRTGSGREAWESTRRVLVAFGIGMLVEVGAGVLMVLTWVVAALAI; encoded by the coding sequence GTGAGCGGCGGCGGCGAGCTGCTCGTCGGGCTGGCGATGCTCGTCGGGCTCGTCGGGACCGTGCTGCCGTTCCTCCCTGGCCTGCCGATCATCTGGGGCGCGGGCCTGGTGTGGGTCTTGAGCTCGGACGGGTCGGCGCGGTGGCTGGTGCTGGCGGTGCTGACCGTCCTGCTGGTCGCGGGGACGGTGGCGCACTACGCGCTGCCGGCCCGGTCGCTCGGGGGGCGCGCGCCGCGCTCGACGCTGCTGCTGGGGGCGCTCGGCGCGATCGTGGGGATGTTCGTGGTGCCCGTGGTGGGGTTTCCGCTGGGCGGCGTGGTGGGCGTTTTCCTGGCGGAGTCACGGCGTACGGGCAGCGGGCGCGAGGCGTGGGAGTCGACGCGACGGGTGCTGGTGGCGTTCGGCATCGGCATGCTCGTGGAGGTCGGCGCGGGCGTGCTGATGGTGCTGACCTGGGTCGTGGCCGCACTCGCGATCTGA
- a CDS encoding S8 family serine peptidase, protein MRRTFTMVLGTALAAGLVGTAVPAGAAEGGRARPRVAPLPAAGSRDARADGKVRLAVTFEPGADADAVLATVRGEGAKVARRIPQLRVVSVEVPALAAPRVAAALARRPGVTDVSPVQARSYAYVPDDTSYAASQPYLAEVNAPAAWDVSKGNADTAIAIVDSGVDVAHPDLAGKVVASHNVVTGTTNVSDAVGHGTFAAGVAAATTDNALGIAGAGFDSRLIAVKVADSGGSVATDDEAAGIVWAADNGADVINVSLGGSTTDATEQAAVAYAIDKGVVVVASAGNDGVSAQSYPAAYSGVVAVGATTGTSRASFSNFGSWVDLGAPGVNIRSTAPTAGSVMFDASYDTADGTSFSAPLVAGAAALLRAANPALDQAAVAAALTDGTTGTYGFAHGRIDFAAALDQIAPVSVPSLTAPADAATVSGHVTVSATSTADRVRFSLSNGPSAFANVVEGVATTTLETFGLSGAQSVTAVDCGPVECATGTDTVAVTVDNGVPTITGPAGGSLVNTASFTATATTPGDVGAVRFLVDGANGPHDATVPFSVSIGTSALSEGAHQLTAVICNAAGTRCDTANPSAAVSFTVQALHPAITSIAPNPFSPNADGLLDAAVVTYTLDTTQTVVLQIKNSSGTVVRGPGTLGTFGAGTRTWGWNGKRSDGTVAPNGTYTVEIATSKTTDNGTLGGAASKTVRLDTVAPGMATVSGSGSTFYPYKDGYKDTFAPAVTLGETGRLFLGVYNSAGTKVRTIDGGTKSAGRHSVVWNGRRADGSALPAGTYKYAFTATDAAKNTRTTGRYTVYVSAKKLTAQVGTRTLSPYNSMTGSFEGDCSALGTPAVSTWTGSIAYYSGYYCYNPADPISDVALTDHRFTLPAAVKYGTVRIGATGERAVSGYPDTGLLIYNDPAGALTDWDATLGASYGTYWGPSVGSASLLSGRTLKWTAATAGGNWYHIRSFQLKWVYYVLA, encoded by the coding sequence ATGCGGCGCACGTTCACGATGGTTCTGGGCACGGCGCTCGCCGCCGGTCTCGTCGGCACTGCCGTACCGGCAGGAGCCGCCGAGGGCGGCCGCGCCCGACCCCGGGTCGCGCCGCTGCCCGCGGCCGGCTCGCGAGACGCGCGCGCGGACGGCAAGGTACGCCTCGCGGTTACGTTCGAGCCGGGCGCCGACGCCGACGCGGTGCTCGCCACCGTGCGCGGCGAGGGCGCCAAGGTCGCCCGCCGCATCCCGCAGCTGCGCGTCGTCTCCGTCGAGGTGCCCGCGCTGGCCGCGCCGAGGGTCGCCGCCGCGCTCGCCCGCCGCCCCGGCGTCACCGACGTCAGCCCCGTCCAGGCACGGTCGTACGCCTACGTGCCCGACGACACGTCGTACGCCGCGTCGCAGCCCTACCTCGCCGAGGTCAACGCGCCCGCCGCGTGGGACGTGAGCAAGGGCAACGCCGACACCGCGATCGCCATCGTGGACAGCGGCGTGGACGTCGCGCACCCCGACCTCGCGGGCAAGGTCGTCGCGAGCCACAACGTCGTCACCGGCACCACGAACGTCTCCGACGCGGTCGGCCACGGCACGTTCGCGGCCGGCGTCGCGGCGGCCACCACCGACAACGCCCTCGGTATCGCCGGCGCCGGCTTCGACTCCCGGCTGATCGCCGTCAAGGTCGCCGACAGCGGCGGCTCGGTCGCGACCGACGACGAGGCCGCGGGCATCGTCTGGGCGGCCGACAACGGCGCCGACGTCATCAACGTCAGCCTCGGCGGCTCGACGACCGACGCGACCGAGCAGGCCGCGGTCGCGTACGCGATCGACAAGGGCGTGGTCGTCGTCGCGAGCGCCGGCAACGACGGCGTCTCGGCACAGTCCTACCCCGCCGCCTACTCCGGCGTCGTCGCGGTCGGCGCGACCACCGGCACGTCGCGGGCGTCGTTCTCCAACTTCGGCTCGTGGGTCGACCTCGGCGCCCCCGGCGTCAACATCCGCTCGACCGCGCCGACCGCGGGGTCGGTGATGTTCGACGCGTCGTACGACACCGCGGACGGCACGTCGTTCTCCGCGCCGCTCGTCGCGGGCGCGGCCGCGCTGCTGCGCGCCGCCAACCCGGCGCTCGACCAGGCCGCCGTCGCCGCGGCGCTGACCGACGGCACGACCGGCACGTACGGCTTCGCGCACGGCCGCATCGACTTCGCCGCGGCACTCGACCAGATCGCGCCGGTGAGCGTCCCCTCGCTGACCGCGCCGGCCGACGCCGCGACCGTGTCCGGCCACGTCACCGTCAGCGCGACGTCGACGGCCGACCGCGTGCGCTTCTCGCTCAGCAACGGCCCGTCCGCGTTCGCGAACGTCGTCGAGGGCGTCGCGACGACGACGCTGGAGACGTTCGGCCTCAGCGGCGCGCAGAGCGTCACCGCCGTCGACTGTGGCCCCGTCGAGTGCGCGACCGGCACCGACACCGTCGCGGTCACCGTCGACAACGGCGTCCCGACGATCACCGGCCCGGCCGGCGGCTCGCTCGTCAACACGGCGTCGTTCACCGCGACCGCCACGACGCCCGGCGACGTGGGCGCGGTGCGCTTCCTCGTCGACGGCGCGAACGGCCCGCACGACGCGACGGTGCCGTTCAGCGTCAGCATCGGCACCAGCGCGCTCAGCGAGGGCGCGCACCAGCTGACCGCGGTCATCTGCAACGCCGCCGGCACCCGCTGCGACACGGCGAACCCGTCCGCGGCGGTGTCGTTCACCGTCCAGGCGCTGCACCCGGCGATCACGTCGATCGCGCCGAACCCGTTCTCCCCCAACGCCGACGGCCTCCTCGACGCGGCCGTGGTGACGTACACGCTCGACACCACGCAGACCGTCGTGCTGCAGATCAAGAACTCCTCCGGCACCGTCGTCCGCGGCCCCGGCACGCTGGGGACGTTCGGCGCGGGCACCCGCACGTGGGGCTGGAACGGCAAGCGCAGCGACGGCACCGTCGCGCCGAACGGCACGTACACCGTCGAGATCGCCACCAGCAAGACGACCGACAACGGCACCCTCGGCGGCGCCGCGAGCAAGACCGTGCGCCTCGACACCGTGGCGCCGGGCATGGCGACCGTGAGCGGCAGCGGGTCGACGTTCTACCCGTACAAGGACGGCTACAAGGACACGTTCGCGCCGGCGGTGACGCTCGGCGAGACCGGACGGCTCTTCCTCGGCGTCTACAACTCGGCGGGCACCAAGGTCCGCACGATCGACGGCGGCACCAAGTCCGCCGGCCGGCACTCCGTCGTCTGGAACGGACGCCGCGCCGACGGCTCCGCGCTGCCCGCGGGGACGTACAAGTACGCGTTCACCGCGACCGACGCGGCGAAGAACACCCGCACCACCGGCCGCTACACCGTCTACGTCTCGGCGAAGAAGCTCACCGCGCAGGTGGGCACGCGGACGCTGTCGCCGTACAACTCGATGACCGGCAGCTTCGAGGGCGACTGCTCCGCGCTCGGCACGCCCGCCGTGTCGACGTGGACCGGCAGCATCGCGTACTACTCGGGCTACTACTGCTACAACCCCGCCGACCCGATCAGCGACGTCGCGCTGACCGACCACCGGTTCACGCTGCCGGCCGCCGTGAAGTACGGCACCGTCCGCATCGGCGCCACGGGTGAGCGCGCGGTCAGCGGCTACCCGGACACCGGCCTGCTCATCTACAACGACCCGGCCGGCGCGCTGACCGACTGGGACGCGACGCTCGGCGCGTCGTACGGCACGTACTGGGGTCCCAGCGTCGGCTCGGCGAGCCTGCTCTCGGGGCGGACGCTGAAGTGGACGGCGGCCACGGCCGGCGGCAACTGGTACCACATCCGTTCGTTCCAGCTGAAGTGGGTCTACTACGTGCTCGCGTAG